Proteins co-encoded in one Taeniopygia guttata chromosome 4, bTaeGut7.mat, whole genome shotgun sequence genomic window:
- the SMIM14 gene encoding small integral membrane protein 14 — MAEGGFDPCECICSHEHAMRRLINLLRQSQSYCTDTECLQELPGPNSSSDNGISFAMIMMAWVVIALVLFLLRPSNLRGSNTVGKPTSQHNGQEPPAPPVD; from the exons ATGGCAGAAGGTGGATTTGATCCCTGTGAATGCATTTGCTCACATGAGCATGCAATGAGAAGACTGATTAATCTG cTGAGACAATCCCAGTCGTACTGCACAGACACAGAATGCCTTCAGGAAT TGCCAGGACCAAACTCTTCCAGTGACAATGGCATCAGCTTTGCCATGATAATGATGGCCTGGGTGGTGATTGCACTTGTCTTGTTCTTACTGAGACCAAGTAATCTCAGAGGATCAAACACAGTCGGAAAGCCAACCAGCCAACACAAT GGACAAGAACCACCAGCCCCACCAGTGGACTAG